The DNA sequence GGTTTGCAGATTCATTCCAGTTAAATAGGATGTGAAATAACCAGTGTCACATAGTGTGTTCGCTTGATTGCTTATGTGGATCCTTTGACCTGTTTTATGATTAATAGTAGCATTACATATAATAATGACAGACTAAAGTTTGATTTCTGTGTGTAAAATTGAAGTCCTTTATTTTCTTGCGAAGCGGTTCTATCAGCAGAGGTTGAAAATTGTTCCATTAGGCGCCTCTACCAGCAGAGGCCGCTGTTCCCCCACACTGGGTCACTTTACTTAGACAAAGAAGCGTTTAATTTTCTGAAGTAAAGGCGAAAACTAAATGTTAGGACAAAGCAATCCTAGATTTCAACATGCCACTTTGAGAGTGGGACTGAAAGCACCTACCTTCAGAAGCTCGCTGCAGATCGAGAGATGAATTTCCAGAGCCTGATCTAAGCCAAAGTTCCCCGTGGTGAAGGGCGTGACCTCTGGTTTGCTGGTGGAAGCGGTATCCTGGTGGAGCAGCCCCAGGCTCCTTAGAGTGCTCTCCCGGAACGTGCTGATCCTGAAAGGCAGGCGTGATCCCTGTAAAAACACGGCCCTGTGCAGGGCTCGGCAGTCTCCTGCCCACAGCTCTGTCCTCCTCTCCAGCAGCAACCAGGGCAGACAAGCTGATTTAACCTTTGCGTTTCTTTTGCTCAACTGATACTAATAAAAAGTAGAAGGCTGCTGGCCTGTCTGTACACACCCTGTGTCCCCCTGCCTCAGGCTGCCCAGACACGACAGCTCGTCCGCGCTGAAGTCTGTGCACAGGAAGTCGAAGCTCCCCAGCACCTCCTCCACGGCCAGGGTCTCAGTGGAGGACGTCTTGTGCAGGTAGAGATCGTTCTGTAAGACGAGAAGTCGGGACACGGCAACACGGTTATCACAGGACCCGTTAGTCACGGCACGTGGTCGCATGAACAGCCTGGGCTGAATGCTGCTCTGCACATGTTATCTGCCTCTCCGGACACGCATCTCGAAGGGCGGCTGAGCCAAGTTCGATGCCATTTCAGAAGTGAAAGGAATGTCTCTCGAATGCTGCCTTGACAAGCCAAAGCGTGTCCTGCTCCTCTGGGCAGTGATTACTGCCTGAGTGTGCACGTGGAGCGGTGTGAGAAGGAGCAGGCCGACAGCGCGATCGTCACCTTCAGTATGTCCCCGAGGTGCAGGATCAGGCTCTCCAGCCGCTGCAGCTCCCTCTCTCCGCGGCCCTGGCTTTTCACCGCCGCGTCCAGCTCCAGCAGCAGCTGCCCGATGCGCAGGGCCAGGCGCCTCCGCTGGCGCCGGTCCTCAGCTGGGGTCCGCCGGGGCGCGTCCAGCCCGGCTGGGGGGTCCGAATCCAGACTGCCCCCTTTGGCCAGGTCCCTGACAGGAGGCAGGTCTCCATTCTGCTTCAGGATGTCCGGGGTGCCGTACCTGTGCTGGGGCAGGGGGGAGCCCGCGGGGAGGGGCGTGTCTTCCGCCTGCTCTTGGGGGACACCTGGGGCCACAGGAGCTCCGTCCTCAGCGGCCTGGGGCTCGTCTCCCCCGAGCACAGGGGACTGGGAGCCCTGCGAGGTGTCCGTCAGGTAGCTCAACAGCGACACCCCTCGAGACTCCTGGGAGCTGAGGGCGAAGGAGTTCTCTGGGTCCTGAAGCCTCCTGGCCACGGACTGGAAGAGAGAGACTCATGAGAGCTTGTGAACATGcaagaccttttttttttttgctaaatgtCACCAGTGTTGCACTAGAAGATTTTTGGCTCTTTTCTGTCTGGTTTTCTTCCCAGCCGAGATCTTGGTAATTTAATTGACCCCTTAATTTGTTCATCCACTCAAGTACAGAAttcattttctgcttaaatcaTTGAAAAGGTCTTGACAAGGCATTATTCTTCGATACATCTGTGAATGAGTTAATTATTAGTTAGTGATTAGTTAGTGCCCTGTTGAACTTAAAGTGTAACCAATTTAGAGACACTGAGATATCTTCAGCAATGAAGATGTGTCTATTTTCTTGCTTATTTTATTCAGGTTAATTATGACTGACGTGGCATTACTGTGACCTTGTGGGTGAGCCAGGATTTCACAAGGTCACACAGCGAAATGCTGCTGCAGCACTCGAGAAACGTCCCTTTTCCGTTCTGCTCCACGCTCTTCCCCTGATCAAACCCTGCGCTGAAGAATGGCTTCCTGAAGCAGACACTCACAATGAAGTACTTCTCCGTGAAGCTGGGGGTGCTGGGTGGAGTCCAGCTGTACAGCGACCCCTTCCGACTGGGAACAGACAGCTTGCTGGTGGAGGTGCTCATGGGCCTGGTCTCTCCGCTGTCAAAGGGGCTGGAGGGGCAGAGGCAGGTGTTAGAGTGAACACTCCCAGtgaacagcagtctgatccttTCTGTGCTTAACAGGCTGCAGGCACTCGCTTCTAAGGCAACAGCAGGCTGCGCAGGCAGACACCTGGAGTTAGAACACAAGAGCAGCCGCAAGCGGGGGGGGCCATGTGGTCCAGCCGGGCTGCTGGGTGGTCAGGAGGATCTCGTCCTGCTGGTTCCTGGAACCAGGctgggtatcggcttcaagAGCACGGCTGGGCAGGCTGCCATCTGGGTTAAAgaggtgcctcctgttctttgtCTTAAGTTAAGTGTCATTCAGATAGATGCCCACGTATCACCCTTCTGCTTCATCAACTATAAACAGTGTTGCTTGTTTTTATTACAGACTACACCACAGTACATTCTAAGGCGTCATTTTGAAGCTGGTTTAATTATAATCATCCTGCTTTTAGGTGTTTGATTTGATTCTGAAGTTGTTTAGCTGTCAGCTTGGCTTTGGGGATGTTTTGTTTCTCAGGCAGCTGCAGGGAAAGTCATGCGTGCAGAGAACAAAACTAGCCCACCGCCCTGGACCCATGTCACCTGGTTCCTCATGGAGGTTTTCCTTGTGCTTTGTTTGCCTGGTGCTGATTAGGACACTGTAATCGATTTTCCATTTAATTAAAGCAGAGGGTCGGGAGTGTTTGCTGCATGATGACAGCCAGGGAGATTTAATCTGGATGAGTCTTGACTGCAAGTGAGTCAGAGGGCACTGGAATGGCAGCTGCTGTATACTGGAGTACCAGCGCTGCTTGTAGAGTAGCAGAGTGGACCCTGCACCCTTGTAACTGAGGTCATGCTCTTTTTAGCTAACTTTGCTCATAAAACTGAAACTCAGAAAGCACCCTCCACCTGGGGTCTGTAAACTCCTCACCAGCAACTTTTATTGAGCGCAGGCCAGATGCCCTCCTTGGGTTTTCAGAGCAGAGCTGTAACACCACACTGGCCGAGACACACCCACCAGAAAACACACAGGTCCCTCCAACACGAGAATGAATGGACAAAGGGCTTCCTTCCCTCCTGCTCTCTCTTTCTGCATTGTCAGTGGTTGAAATGATGTCAACTGTtcagtttctgtgtctgatctttattgtttttaaccaaaGTCTACCAGTGTTTTCCTGTAGTTCCCTGAGCATGATATGGTTTGTTGGTTAGTTGTAACCTAACCTGGACCTTAAACCTCACGCTAAGCATTGCTATAATGTCAAACCAAACTAAACCCCAGTCTAACTTTAAACCCGAACCCAATTGCTAACCTGAAACTTGCAGGAGCAGAACAAGTTGCATCTGGGCAGGTTTTAGGTTAGCAGAATGGCACTCTGTGATTCAGTCAGGGTGAAGATGTGATACTCACTCCCACATCACCTCCATCTGCAGTTTGATCGTGCCCAGCTCCGTGATGTCCACCACCATGATGTGTGGCCTGGCCTGGAAGAAGTCCAAGCTCTCACAAGTCACGACCCCCACCAGCACTGAGCCCAGCCCTTTCACCTCGGTTACCTGGGaaacagaggtcagaggtcatccGACAGCACAGGTGGGCCTGCAGCAAGCCATGCCTGATACACAGAGGGTGCAGTCACTGGCTTCACTCTCAGGCAGCAATGGCAGTATCTCCAAGTTTGAAAAAGTCGGGTTGTTGCAATCTGTCTGAGTCTGTCTGATGTTGACCATCAGTGTTGGTCAACGGAGGTTTACAAGGCTGTGAAGTGTAGGAGTTTAGACAAAGGTCTAAGCTCTAGTACATGATGGATTGACTCTGCATTCAATCACTCACCTTTATCTCAAAGTTCTCCTGTATGTGAGGGAGGAACACCATCTCTTCCTCATCCCAGGACTGTCTGTCATCTGCCTCAATCTTCCCCTTCAGCTTCCACCTCTGCCTGCCCAGCCTGATCAGCACCTGGAGTTCAGGGCAGACAGGTTGTCTGATCAAGCCCTTTGCTTTAGACTACGGGTGTCGCACTCCCCAAGGGCCTAGAGGCATCTGGTCAGTGGTTCAAGTATCTATAAAACACCGTAATTTATCTACAATACATGTTCAAGCCTGCCTGTATTAACAATTGAactgtcaattaaataattagactGACTACATAACTGAAAACATAAAGTCCTTCCTTAGGCTAATCTGCGTGTGTCCTCTTCAGTCTTGTGTGAGGGAGTTGAGCCATTCAGTCCCAGAAACAGCACAACGAGGGAAAGACCCACCTCGTACTGATCCCCTGGGCAAAGACGCGCAAACCCAATCAGCCCTGCAAATGGGACAGAGACGCAGAACAACAATGTGAAATTAATACATCTCATCTTCTTTAAATCAATCAAAGTGCAATAGAATatcaaaatgccaaaaatgccATAAGAGTTATTTCAGTAGTGGACTCTGATGGCAGTAAAGAGCCCTGACTTAGCCAACAGACCCTTAAATCAAATGTCTGCTCGGAAACCAGACATTCTGCAGACAGAAAGAGCCATGTTCCTCGCTGGCTCGACTCCGAGTACCTTTCATCTTTATGTGAAGCTCTCCTAAGAGAAGCTCAAGTTCTCCTTCCATCATGAACATGTCCTGAAAGAAAGGAAAGACCATCAACGAGATCATGCAAGGGCTGATTCAATAAACAACCCGCCCCCTCTGCTGCTCATAAACCAAACTCCGAGCAGACAGGCCAACAGTGCCCACCCGCCAGTCTGGAGGAGCCCCCGTGTCCCGCTTTTCCATTGCACTTCCTGCCCAGACTGGAACCCCCGGAGCCCCGGAAGGACGAGCTCTTCCCGGGACCTGAGCTGTGTTAAGGCTCGTGCTTCAGCCGGCGGATGGCGCCCCCTACCTCCAGACACTGGCGCTGGCTCCTGCCCAGCTGCAGCAGGCTCTCGCGGGACGCCCTGGTGGAGGGCGACAGGGCGAAGGCTCTCTTCATGTTGGCGGCGCCGGTGCACAGCCGCCACTGGATGGCGTAGGCCTCGTGCAGCTCCTCCACCTGCGGCACAGAGCGCGGGGACACACTTTACTCCGCCGGTACCGGGGCGTACTGCGGCAAACTACAGGGTACATCCTTCACAGAACTGTCTGCAACCAGCACTGCAGGCTCAGTCGGACTCTCAAACTGCTCACTTGAAAAGTCAAGTTAAAGGTGAGGTAACCCCCAAGACAAACCGACGGCCGCTCGGATGCTGCAAGACTCGCTTGCTCACGTGAGAGCGTTTGTATAGGAGTGTCAATGTGAGGAAACGTCCCCTCGTAGTGACTCCAGATAGACCCTGGGATCATCACCCACAATGTCAACAACAGACATTTCTTACAAACCCACTGGTGTATTGAAGACCTGAGCCAGGATCCATGGGACGTGCACACAAATACAGGAATACAAACGGGACTGTCATGAATACTCTAGAAAACTTGTCACATTCTGAAATACATTCAGTATCTTAGAGGAAGCTCTGTGCTGAGCAGCAGCTTGTCGAGATTTACGTACTACGTGCAAAGCCTTTGGGGAAACGTGCTTTCAGCTACCTTGCTGATGTGGAACTCCAGCCGTCGAATGTACCTCTCCAGCGCTCTGATTTCCTTCATCAAGAAACAAAAGAGGGCGTCTTACAAAGTGAGCAACCACTGCTGACATTTCCGAAGGACTGCCGTGGCCATGTGGCACAGCATTCCAAAGATCTCCAGAGCAGGTCACAAGTCCAAGGGATGACAATTTAGATCCACAGGTCCACATTCATAACAATGCCACATTTGTGGTAATGACATTTATTACTTGAAGTGCTTGAATTGATTTATAATTGCATCACACGGAGAAAAGccatctaatttatttttaattaacttctCTCCACAATCTGATTTCCATCTTTCAATGAAGCAAGAGTGCCTGTATCAAGGATTAGCTTATTGTAACtgtgttaaatataattcaggtTAATAAGATTCATTATAAAATCAATAAATGAATTCAATTGGTATTTAACTCCATCTAAATGAAATGGCATTATATATTTTGCTTACTAAATTCAGTTGTGAACACAATTAGAatactaaattattttattaaagaaaagagacaaaggCGGTGAATGTCATACCTTACCTTTTCTAGGTCATACAGGAACGCCTGTAATTACAAAAACAAGATGATTACAGATTGTCACACCAATCCATTCAGGCAGCCATTGTAAAATATCTCATGACTACACATGAGGATAACGAACTTATAAGGGCAGAAAATCTTATTACATTAAGTACACCATTTGACTGCCTAACCTGAAACATACAGTTCTGTGAATAAGGCATGTAGCTGAGGCCTGAAGAGAAGCCTGTGCGATTCTCCAAGTGCTGGCCAGCAGGTCCTTGGGAGCTACTCACACTGGTAACCTCAAAAACCCCCAAGACATGTCAGCCCCCAGACCCCCACCTCAAGACTTAAGATCATGGCCAGACCTAGTGAGGTGCTTGTCTCGACTGCGGCTCCTGTGCATGTTTACCAGTCTGGAGATCCTTTTGCTGTCCCGCTGCTGAGCAGTCAGGAAGTCCAGCTCTGCCTGGTGCCCCTCCAGGTACTCCCTGCAAAGCAGACAGCAGCACCCCGTTAGCCAGAGCAGCAGGAACACACTTGGTATACTGGCCGCAGGATTGGGGCCCCTGCCTCTGGCCTGTCATGCCCAGAGGCTGTGTCACATAATTGTTCCCACTTCCAGCCCACTTTTCTAGGATCGCCTTCTGCTGAGAGGATGGGGAGATCTGGAGATCGGCCTGATCAGGCAGGGATCGGTGATGGATGTCACTGTGCAATGCCTTCTGCTGACAGACTCTATTCGCTTGGCTTGGGCACGACAGCGTGACTCATAGCATTGAGCAGCAAACCCTTCCTCCCTAGCTCTCCAAAGAGGAAACTGTCTGTATTCACTTCCCAATGTTGTGCATCCTCCTTCTGGTGCCTGTTTCACGTCAGTGCTGAGATTGGCTTGTGAGGTGCAGCAGCAGCCTTGGTCTCATTAGACGAGGTGAGAAGAGCTGCTCTGCAGCCCCCTGGGTCTCACGGCAGGACGCCTCCCCCGGATCTGTGCTGAGCTGTTGAGGAGCAGCTGTTCAAGGTTCTCCTGCGCCATTGTGCTGTCAGGACGTCCACGAGTCTTTGATTAGCAGCACAGTCAACACAGTGTAACGGGTGTGTGGAGATGCTGGATAGTAAGAGTCTCGTACATCAGCCTGGGATAAAGACTGACGTTAACATCAACACCTGGTTACACTGGCTAACTGTGGCATGCAATCATGGAGCTACAGAACCCTTCCCTTTTCTTGTCATTTTACACATCCCAGCCGACCTTTTCCTTTCTCCATCGATTTTTGAGCTCCGGGTCATTGCCTAGGTGACAGCGTTGTGGACTGTGTGTCTCTGCAGGCTGCAGGACTGCAGTGCCTGACGAGTCCTCTGCCTCACCGCAGTGCGTGAAGACTTTGAGTATGAGACATCAGCTGTCAGGGAGGCTACAGCAGATGGAGAAATCGCAGTGTGATCACAGTACTAGCAGGGTGAAGCACCTCAGAggacatttctaaagcttttaaACTGCAGGATTTTTATATGCAGTGTCTTGAATTACTTCCTGAATTTCAATTGCTGATTCATCAGAattgcaaaaaatgaaaaggctaCCCAGAATGAAATGGTATTCTGTTTCACTTTCAAGAAATAGTGCACGTTCTTGGAGCACTTCCTAGGAGAGTGTTTCACACTTTCTCAAACGAGCAGTCAGAAGTCTTCCATCTGTTTGCTGGCTGGAGCTGTCGTGAACTCAGAAACCTCGGACtgttttcatgtacagtatctcatctCATCTTCTGCTAGGGATAAGAATTTGACTGTATATTTTTCTAGCTGCTTGAATTTATACAGGATCATTAGCTTCCAGCACAAAGAGCTCTCCAGGATTCCTTTCATGTTAAACTTTAGTATCATGTTCTCCAAGCGACGAGTGGGATAGTGTGACGCAGTGTGTACAAACTGTTAAACACTCTTTGATATCTGTTTAAACTCGCTGCTCCAAGCCATTCCTTTCTGTCCACATCCGTCTCAGATTCCCAACAATAATACTCTCCCCCCAGGTCAGCTGATGGCTGGCCACTGACACTCTAAATAATCCTCCCAGGATAGAAGCAACAAACATGTCTAACCTGTGCCAGAACTGTGGCATCTTCCCACTGTTCCCGCCTGTGTGGGTACCCAGATGAGCAGATATCCGTGGAATCCGTCTGGGAGTCTGGGGGCAGGGTGAGGGGGCTGGTGCAGTATGACTGGGGGGGGTTGGGGCAGATGTCTCATGGCACTGCTCCCCAGACACAACTCAGGAAGAAGAAACGTCATGAAGCGATCAGGCCGCCTACACTGCCACAGAGTGACTCATTAGTCTTCTCAGAGTCCTGGTGCATGGCCTCAGGAACGTTTACTGTTTCCTTTCCCACATGCCTTTCAGCACACCGCTGGGCTCTTCCACACTTTTACCATGGTGTGCCATGGACCACTCCTGCTCTTGAGGCAGTGTACTGCACCAGTCCCCATGACCCCTGGCTGCTGTGCTCGTGTCCCGCCTGGGTCAGGACCTGCTTGTGTtcacactgcagagctctggggCTGCTCGGTTCGCCCCCGGCTGTTCTCGACATGACTGCAGGGCAGGCGGTGCTTACTCACTTCAGCCCCCTCCGCAGTGTCTGGAAGACCCTCTCCACCTGCTCTGGCTGAGACGCCACCGGGCTCCTGGAAGAGTGGGGCATTCTGGGAGACTTCCCTGAGAAGCCTCTGGACCTCACTGAGCTCCGCACAGAGGACACCctgcagagagacaggagacaccaAAGAACGCCCACTCTTCAGAAGAACTAGATGGggcgaatggcctcctctcatttgtctcatttgtaaccaCTTCTAATGTTTCTAATGTTCAAACCTACACAGGCCATGGACCCTGAGGAACAGGAGCAATTACTCTTCTGCTCAGGAACTCGGGGTTCTTTGCTTGTGCATCCTGGCATGATTTCGAGGAGCTGTTCTCCTCCACACGGTGCTCATCTGAGTCTTAGCAGCTCCTAAGTGTCACTGTGTGGGTACAACCACCACATGATTATCCTGTTTGTAGTAGAAATGATTCAGCCTTGAAATACCTATAATCTAAGTGCAGGGATTTGAGCACTGCTTAAAATACTGAGACAATGCCTGTGTTCCAGACTTCTCATTGCCATTAATAGCCTGTTGGATTTCTGACGATGGCATTTTGCATCCACTTCCACTGTCTTTAGGGTATTACAGCCTGTCATCTGAATTTTTGTTTGTGTGAGCGGTACGTATTTTCTACTACAGCCTCCATGTCAGTGGGGCTTGAGAACTGCAATTAGGCCATCCTTCATAGCTATTAAGGTGGAAGCTGTAAAGTGCAAGCTTGCTCTTCTGCACAGAGGGGACAATGAAGCTGAACGCTCACAATGGGATTCATTCCTCTAATGTCAGTGCTTTGTATTTACAGTCAGTGCAGCAGAAGTGAAGGGATTACTGGTTTCTTGTCTATCCCAGTTGTCATCCACACACTGTCTGCTGAAGCAAACTGAGGCATTTACTCGGGACTGGTTAAAATGTTCTAACCCCagagtcctggctaaattccactctgggtcTGGCGCACAATCTGACCTCCCGGAAATCCCCCTTATTGAACTGGTGAAGTAGTTTCAGAGGGGTTTGGGATCTTTTGAGATGAATAGCTCTCTATAAATGTCATTTATGCATTAATTTTAGTATTATGTGTTTCGCAACAGAGAAGAAAGAGGCTATGGGTGAACTTCCCACAGGGCATCAGTTAAGGAGGGCGGATCTCTTATTCGATAAGCTGGCATAAAGCAGCTTCGTGTGGCACCTCGTAGTGACTGGCTGTGGCTTCGAACAGGCTGCACAGCCCGCTGCTCTCTGCCTGCCTGGCTCCAGCCCCCCGGCTGTGTGTCTGAGACAGCTGCTGTCTCTCTCGTCGCCACACCAGTCCACAGACAGGGGAAGAGCAGGCCGCCGTCTCCGGTGTGGCCAGTGCTGGCCAGCCAGGGGGCGCCACCCCTCCTTCCCTCACGCAGCCGCCTGACTGGTGCCCCCTCCTGGGTCAAACCAGCTGAAGGCGCTTCCACAACCCGCAGGACTGCTCTGCTGCTGGCGGGGGTCCGGTGGGCGGCCTCACCGTGCGTGGCGGCTGAGAGGGGTCCCGAATCCCGCGAAGGAGCGGCTCCTCCTGACACCTTCGCCCTCAGCCGGGCTCTCGAACCGCAGCTTCACCGACATCCCGCTGCTGCCCGGGGGGACCCTGCAGCAGACAGAGCGTCTGTGAGGACACACAGGCGGCCATCTTTCACAGCCGGGATGGACAGAAGCCCTGCTGGGGCTCGGCTCGACGGTGCTTCTGCCCCTGTGGCAGGGTATCCCGCAGAAAGCACCCCAAAGCGAAGCCGCAGGTGTGCTGCAGAAGCACAGCGCAGCCCAGGGCTGCCCGCAGGGCCGGCACCTCTGCTCCTGGCACAAGGGCACGGGGGCATCAGGTGGGAGCTGGTTCTCAGCAAGCGTTTCGCAGTACAGCAAACTGAGTCTTGTTCAGATCAGCTTCggaggttaaaaaaataaaaccgggCAAAGCTGGCTGAGATGCTTACAGCGGTGGGGTGAAAGTGCTTTAAGGAGCGGGCAGGTGGACACGCTGGAGACTGGGTCCCTGATTCTTCAGAAACAGCCTTTTGGTTAATGTAGCAGCGTTTGACCTGGGGGGTGATTTCTAAAAGCGAGGAGAGGATTTCTGTATTATTCCcaaaatgcatttcatttcaaCAGGATGGCAACATTTTTCTACCTAAACAAACCAGTGGAGACATTATCTGTCTCGTTTCTGTGTGAAAACTGGGCTTCTCTGTGCACAAGATCTGGACTTCAGGCGGTTTTGAAATATAATCAAACTCTTGCTAACAGGGCTTCTGCTGGAGCTGCacactgtgtgtctgtgggagAGGCACCGGGGGGACAGGGGTAGCCCAGCCCAGGATGGGGAAATGTCTAATTACAAACCCAGAAAGAGATGTTTCTCTCCAGGCCGTAACTCATGTCACTGCGGCTCGTGGGGGACTGGCCGCCCGGAGAAATTCAGTCATCTTGGTTTCTAGCCGGAACAACGAGGAGACGCTGTGCGGTCTGTCTATGGCAGGGCTGTAATTTAGactaaaaaccaaacaaaagaGATTCTGAAGTTTTTGTCTCTTTTGCACGCTTGATTTTGAAAGCATCCTACTGAATAAAAAAGGTCACTTAATAGAGTAGAAGAGTTCCTGACGTTAACACCCCTGTGGTTCTACCAGAAGGCTCCCCTCTTCTTCTCTTTTAGTGAagatgttttccagcagaatcTGGCTGCAGGTCTCCCCTCTTCCCTGAATCACACCTGTGCAGGAAGTGGGGTGCTATTGGGGTGCTCTCCAGTGCGCTGAGTGAACAGGGAATcctgggaaagcgcagaggcaCACTGGGGTGTTGCAGTCAAACTGAATGCTCACTCCAAGCATGCCAACAGCAAGAGAAATACTGCACCACGTTACCATGGTAAACACAGCCGGAGTGTGACTGTTCACAGTCATTTACCCACATTGTAAAAACACTTGTAAGAAAGTGAcctgtaatgttttattttaagagaTTAGTGCAGGCAGCTGCACGGGATCGAGTAGAAGATAATCTCACGCTGGAAGTGGAAAACCAAAccttcacacccgaagaaggatcaacagccgaaactttgttcttttttgtccCACTTCTGAGTGTGGGATTAACCTCTACGTGCTCTTGGATTTAATTTTACTCCTCGCTAGTCCCTGTGATATTCTGcaggtttctgtgtgtgtgttgtgaaattcattattatttttgcttCTCTTCGCTGACGGATCTGTGTTTTTGGTCTGGACTTGGCAGCGGCTGGTGAAATAAATCTCGGCAGGCGTTAATGGAGAGGCGGTTTCCTCTGGCAGCTCCCGGCTGACCTCTTGATGAAGGGGCTGTCCGGGACAGACCTGGGGCCAGGGTTTCGATCAGCTGGCTCCTGCTGTAAATATTTACCCCTCCCAGTTAAACAGCACTGAGGAGGAGAGCCGTTACCCTGCCTGGAGAGCCCAGGTCCTGCGCAAATTACACAAATGTGCAGCAGCCAGGagtaataaaactgaaatttatTGGGGAGTAGTGTTAGTGGGATTTTAATTTAGCATAATGGCTTTTTGCAGATGTAGAAATGTGATTCTGCCTGTTCCACAAGGCCCTCAATGTTTGTGAAttacagacacagacatctcCAAGCACAGCCCATGAAGGCAGAAACCTTTGCTTTGCTAGGGCCAGATGTCTCCTGCATTTCCTTTCCTCGTTTTCTCATCTCTTTCCATCTGATTCTTTTAACTGACCCCCTTCCCTTCTATTTCCAAAGTAATTATTTAAGAAACTGTAAAAGggacaagtatttttttttcaattacttGTCATTCAAATGAATTAACTTGTTGCTCTAAAATTACAGAATTACAGCTGTGACAAGAGAAGGTTGTGAGATCTGGGGCTCCCGGTCAGCTAAGTCTGCTAACAATGGATATTTGGAAAATACTCCTCATGCTACACAAATCCCCAGTTTGGGTTTTAATTGGAATGAGATGATAAAGGGAATCATTAACATGATACATATTGCTTGCACTGCCAGTGAAATATAAACAAGTTGCACTTTTCAGTGAACGTATAGTAAGACATTTTCTGCGCTTACAGTGTCTGTATGTGGCTGTACAGCATGTGGCAGGGCAGAGTTAAACAAttattctttagttttgttaaCATCTCTGAAGCCTTGACACTTTATTAACTTTTATTCAGAGACTATAACAT is a window from the Lepisosteus oculatus isolate fLepOcu1 chromosome 16, fLepOcu1.hap2, whole genome shotgun sequence genome containing:
- the ripor3 gene encoding RIPOR family member 3 isoform X3; its protein translation is MPQFWHREYLEGHQAELDFLTAQQRDSKRISRLAFLYDLEKEIRALERYIRRLEFHISKVEELHEAYAIQWRLCTGAANMKRAFALSPSTRASRESLLQLGRSQRQCLEDMFMMEGELELLLGELHIKMKGLIGFARLCPGDQYEVLIRLGRQRWKLKGKIEADDRQSWDEEEMVFLPHIQENFEIKVTEVKGLGSVLVGVVTCESLDFFQARPHIMVVDITELGTIKLQMEVMWDPFDSGETRPMSTSTSKLSVPSRKGSLYSWTPPSTPSFTEKYFISVARRLQDPENSFALSSQESRGVSLLSYLTDTSQGSQSPVLGGDEPQAAEDGAPVAPGVPQEQAEDTPLPAGSPLPQHRYGTPDILKQNGDLPPVRDLAKGGSLDSDPPAGLDAPRRTPAEDRRQRRRLALRIGQLLLELDAAVKSQGRGERELQRLESLILHLGDILKNDLYLHKTSSTETLAVEEVLGSFDFLCTDFSADELSCLGSLRQGDTGISTFRESTLRSLGLLHQDTASTSKPEVTPFTTGNFGLDQALEIHLSICSELLKQMKQSDSALVQAEILEELSLQVNVLEKVSKLSLGKNAELYSAKDIVPKSQRLKGLLAFWDECSETTSVFCCPAETFLKTLRKRFIHRLKAKQPGQVDTVFAQLLQLVLSSCRLVPAPPRCPDQVTVFQFFGYLSRCGLTDFGEHLSHLASEVTLIGALESPGRRRALDKLRGKRIAELQPLGRTLQLLAALQVDANSRVAKAATSCLSKASASKSFRAKAVVFYTEALKDPSPRCQQVACLALKCLKAAESVDLIADLWRSADEDVRHAAREAVLSFGKKGHLAFQRMDKICLELQEDAFQNADTEITIL